In Cyprinus carpio isolate SPL01 chromosome B7, ASM1834038v1, whole genome shotgun sequence, a genomic segment contains:
- the LOC109092938 gene encoding histone H2B: protein MPEPAKSAPKKGSKKAVTKTAGKGGKKRKRSRKESYAIYVYKVLKQVHPDTGISSKAMGIMNSFVNDIFERIAGESSRLAHYNKRSTITSREIQTAVRLLLPGELAKHAVSEGTKAVTKYTSSK from the coding sequence ATGCCTGAACCAGCAAAGTCCGCGCCCAAGAAGGGCTCAAAGAAGGCCGTCACCAAGACCGCCGgcaaaggagggaagaagcgtaAGAGATCCAGGAAGGAGAGCTACGCTATATATGTGTACAAAGTGCTGAAGCAGGTTCATCCTGACACCGGGATCTCCTCCAAGGCGATGGGCATCATGAACTCTTTCGTCAATGACATCTTCGAGCGCATCGCCGGTGAGTCGTCTCGTCTCGCTCACTACAACAAGCGCTCCACCATCACATCGAGAGAGATCCAGACCGCCGTGCGTCTGCTGCTGCCCGGGGAACTGGCCAAACACGCCGTGTCTGAGGGAACAAAGGCCGTGACCAAATACACCAGCTCAAAGTAG
- the LOC109092537 gene encoding low affinity immunoglobulin gamma Fc region receptor II-like isoform X2, whose product MDPSLLTLMLLLISNIHPGQSEDKPKLTVKPQSSVFTGDTVTLSCDVGQSTGRTIIWYKGFQTTGTGDQTKTLRDVRVSDGGEYACAVRGETTQGQRVMLTVRERPKPAVRVQPDGRVFREQMVTLTCDIQETDVSSWSYSWNKDDSVIHVSQSQEYRISSVNESHTGQYSCTGRETGGSRYSHTSDKVTLILSGSLVPTFSDALIIGVSSGLSGAFLLIFLLVLLFCCKRNKGGGSPSPSTDHQLPNISQTSEHQRKNGQTPACSNAVIEPSCVTYVNVDLKSMEEMREKKKVNKGKESFDTVYSKLKI is encoded by the exons ATGGACCCCAGTCTACTTACTCTAATGCTTT TGCTGATTTCTAACATCCACCCTGGACAATCTGAAG acaAACCCAAATTAACTGTAAAGCCCCAGAGTTCAGTGTTCACTGGAGACACAGTTACTCTGAGCTGTGATGTGGGACAGTCAACGGGACGAACGATTATCTGGTACAAAGGCTTCCAGACAACAGGAACTGGTgatcaaacaaaaacactgagagaTGTGAGAGTCTCTGATGGAGGAGAATATGCATGTGCTGTAAGAGGAGAGACCACACAAGGCCAAAGAGTCATGCTAACAGTAAGAG AGAGACCCAAGCCTGCAGTGCGAGTTCAGCCTGATGGACGTGTGTTCAGAGAACAGATGGTCACTCTCACATGTGACATACAGGAGACAGATGTCAGCAGCTGGAGCTACAGCTGGAATAaagatgattcagtgattcatgtCAGTCAGTCACAGGAATACAGAATCAGTTCTGTTAATGAATCTCACACGGGTCAGTACAGCTGTACTGgaagagaaacaggaggatcacgATACTCACACACCAGTGATAAAGTTACACTGATCCTATCAG gATCTTTAGTACCAACATTTTCGGATGCTCTGATCATTGGAGTGAGTTCAGGACTGAGTGGTGCATTTCTGCTCATTTTCTTACTGGTCCTGCTGTTCTGCTGCAAGCGCAACAAAG GTGGAGGATCTCCGTCTCCCTCTACAGACCATCAGCTGCCAAACATCAGTCAGACATCAGAGCATCAGAGGAAGAATGGACAAACACCAGCATGCTCCA atgCTGTAATCGAGCCTTCTTGTGTGACCTATGTAAATGTTGACCTGAAATCAATGGaggaaatgagggagaaaaagaaagtaaataaag GAAAGGAGAGTTTTGACACAGTTTACTCCAAATTAAAGATTTAA
- the LOC109092537 gene encoding low affinity immunoglobulin gamma Fc region receptor II-like isoform X1 produces MDPSLLTLMLLLISNIHPGQSEVFTDKPKLTVKPQSSVFTGDTVTLSCDVGQSTGRTIIWYKGFQTTGTGDQTKTLRDVRVSDGGEYACAVRGETTQGQRVMLTVRERPKPAVRVQPDGRVFREQMVTLTCDIQETDVSSWSYSWNKDDSVIHVSQSQEYRISSVNESHTGQYSCTGRETGGSRYSHTSDKVTLILSGSLVPTFSDALIIGVSSGLSGAFLLIFLLVLLFCCKRNKGGGSPSPSTDHQLPNISQTSEHQRKNGQTPACSNAVIEPSCVTYVNVDLKSMEEMREKKKVNKGKESFDTVYSKLKI; encoded by the exons ATGGACCCCAGTCTACTTACTCTAATGCTTT TGCTGATTTCTAACATCCACCCTGGACAATCTGAAG tatttacagacaAACCCAAATTAACTGTAAAGCCCCAGAGTTCAGTGTTCACTGGAGACACAGTTACTCTGAGCTGTGATGTGGGACAGTCAACGGGACGAACGATTATCTGGTACAAAGGCTTCCAGACAACAGGAACTGGTgatcaaacaaaaacactgagagaTGTGAGAGTCTCTGATGGAGGAGAATATGCATGTGCTGTAAGAGGAGAGACCACACAAGGCCAAAGAGTCATGCTAACAGTAAGAG AGAGACCCAAGCCTGCAGTGCGAGTTCAGCCTGATGGACGTGTGTTCAGAGAACAGATGGTCACTCTCACATGTGACATACAGGAGACAGATGTCAGCAGCTGGAGCTACAGCTGGAATAaagatgattcagtgattcatgtCAGTCAGTCACAGGAATACAGAATCAGTTCTGTTAATGAATCTCACACGGGTCAGTACAGCTGTACTGgaagagaaacaggaggatcacgATACTCACACACCAGTGATAAAGTTACACTGATCCTATCAG gATCTTTAGTACCAACATTTTCGGATGCTCTGATCATTGGAGTGAGTTCAGGACTGAGTGGTGCATTTCTGCTCATTTTCTTACTGGTCCTGCTGTTCTGCTGCAAGCGCAACAAAG GTGGAGGATCTCCGTCTCCCTCTACAGACCATCAGCTGCCAAACATCAGTCAGACATCAGAGCATCAGAGGAAGAATGGACAAACACCAGCATGCTCCA atgCTGTAATCGAGCCTTCTTGTGTGACCTATGTAAATGTTGACCTGAAATCAATGGaggaaatgagggagaaaaagaaagtaaataaag GAAAGGAGAGTTTTGACACAGTTTACTCCAAATTAAAGATTTAA
- the LOC109093100 gene encoding uncharacterized protein LOC109093100 isoform X2 has product MKLILRWIFCFSLGFVADCQVNHYGLKGSSIRLSISPRNQSLTNVGWQRLNRKEVLTDAKEVSPHFEKRMSLNVSDMSLTIHNLEENDSGLYEVIKKWESEPLAAFTLTVESTVSKPVIRVDQHDFNSSAEVCRAAVNCSADGSWATFDCHQNICTKIRSSPFSINITVTALHSSGIECNVSNNVSKNHSQTPITCHEKQKSDYRFLPSLIFWIVGTVCGGVLLGLVMGGIVAFVKRRKCSKVHPQSSRVVIEQHHETIYCTVEKPATSQTYPGNNTVSNNVETIYDTPSRHTKACQVDSVEVMRDNQEQQQSGQDRTIQVKATVHQAAEPDSDPINTVYCKLGEI; this is encoded by the exons ATGAAACTCATTCTGCGGTGGATTTTTTGCTTCAGTTTAG GTTTTGTCGCTGATTGCCAAGTGAATCATTATGGATTGAAAGGAAGCTCAATCCGTCTGAGCATCAGTCCCAGAAATCAGTCACTAACTAATGTTGGGTGGCAACGATTAAACAGGAAAGAGGTGCTTACAGACGCAAAAGAAGTTTCCCCTCATTTTGAGAAAAGAATGAGCCTAAACGTCTCAGACATGTCTTTGACCATACACAACCTTGAGGAAAATGACAGTGGACTGTATGAAGTCATTAAGAAGTGGGAGTCTGAACCTCTGGCTGCATTCACACTTACAGTGGAGA GCACTGTCTCTAAGCCTGTAATCAGAGTGGATCAACATGACTTTAATTCGTCTGCTGAAGTGTGTCGGGCCGCAGTGAACTGTTCGGCTGATGGCAGCTGGGCCACGTTTGACTGCCACCAAAATATCTGTACAAAGATACGATCCTCTCCATTCTCCATTAACATCACTGTCACTGCACTGCACAGCAGCGGCATCGAATGCAACGTCAGCAACAACGTGAGCAAGAATCATTCTCAGACTCCCATTACGT GCCATGAAAAGCAGAAAAGTGATTATCGTTTTCTCCCATCGCTCATCTTCTGGATCGTTGGCACCGTTTGTGGTGGTGTTTTGTTGGGTTTGGTTATGGGTGGGATTGTAGCATTTGTCAAGAGaagaaaatgttcaaaagttcaTCCACAG TCCAGTCGTGTTGTGATTGAACAGCATCATGAAACAATTTACTGCACCGTGGAAAAGCCGGCCACATCCCAGACATATCCAGGAAACAACACTGTCAGCAACAATGTAGAAACCATCTACGACACTCCATCACGACAT ACCAAGGCTTGTCAAGTAGACAGTGTGGAGGTGATGAGAGACAATCAGGAGCAACAGCAATCTGGACAAGACAGAACTATTCAAGTAAAAGCTACAGTTCACCAGGCAGCAGAACCCGATTCAGATCCAATAAACACTGTTTACTGCAAACTGGGAGAGATAtga
- the LOC122137808 gene encoding histone H2A — MSGRGKTGGKARAKAKTRSSRAGLQFPVGRVHRLLRKGNYAERVGAGAPVYLAAVLEYLTAEILELAGNAARDNKKTRIIPRHLQLAVRNDEELNKLLGGVTIAQGGVLPNIQAVLLPKKTEKPAKTK, encoded by the coding sequence ATGAGTGGAAGAGGTAAGACAGGTGGAAAGGCCCGCGCCAAGGCCAAGACTCGCTCCTCCAGAGCTGGACTGCAGTTCCCCGTCGGTCGTGTTCACAGGCTTCTTCGCAAAGGCAACTATGCCGAGCGCGTCGGTGCCGGTGCTCCGGTTTATTTGGCCGCTGTGCTCGAGTATCTCACCGCTGAAATTCTGGAGTTGGCTGGAAACGCCGCTCGGGACAACAAGAAGACCCGTATCATCCCCCGTCACCTGCAGCTGGCGGTGCGCAACGACGAGGAGCTGAACAAACTTCTGGGCGGAGTGACCATCGCTCAGGGCGGCGTGCTGCCCAACATCCAGGCCGTGCTGCTGCCCAAGAAGACCGAGAAACCCGCAAAGACCAAGTAA
- the zgc:110425 gene encoding zgc:110425 has product MAETAPAATATKAAKKKSAVKRKRTGPSVGELIVKAVSASKERSGVSLASLKKALAAGGYDVEKNNSRVKIAVKSLVTKGILVQTKGIGASGSFKLNKKQAETKTKPAKKAAPKAKKPAAKKPAAKKPAAAKKPKAATAKKPAAKKSPKKAKKPAVKKATKSPKKAKKPATPKKAAKSPKKAKVAKPKTAKPKAAKPKKTAAKKK; this is encoded by the coding sequence ATGGCAGAAACCGCTCCAGCAGCTACCGCCACCAAAGCGGCCAAGAAGAAATCAGCAGTTAAACGCAAGAGAACGGGTCCGAGCGTCGGCGAGCTCATCGTCAAGGCTGTGTCCGCATCTAAGGAGAGGAGCGGTGTGTCTCTCGCCTCCCTGAAGAAAGCGCTCGCTGCCGGTGGCTACGATGTGGAGAAGAATAACTCCCGCGTCAAGATCGCCGTTAAGAGTCTGGTGACTAAAGGCATCCTGGTCCAGACCAAAGGAATCGGCGCCTCCGGTTCGTTCAAGCTCAACAAGAAACAAGCCGAGACCAAGACAAAACCCGCCAAGAAAGCCGCTCCTAAAGCCAAGAAGCCCGCAGCAAAGAAGCCCGCAGCCAAGAAACCTGCCGCCGCTAAGAAGCCCAAAGCTGCAACCGCAAAGAAGCCCGCCGCTAAGAAATCCCCGAAGAAGGCCAAGAAACCCGCTGTTAAAAAGGCGACGAAGAGCCCCAAGAAAGCAAAGAAACCAGCGACTCCTAAGAAAGCAGCCAAGAGCCCTAAAAAGGCCAAAGTAGCCAAACCCAAAACGGCGAAACCCAAAGCTGCCAAGCCTAAAAAGACAGCAGCCAAAAAGAAATAA
- the LOC122137807 gene encoding histone H3, translated as MARTKQTARKSTGGKAPRKQLATKAARKSAPATGGVKKPHRYRPGTVALREIRRYQKSTELLIRKLPFQRLVREIAQDFKTDLRFQSSAVMALQEASEAYLVGLFEDTNLCAIHAKRVTIMPKDIQLARRIRGERA; from the coding sequence ATGGCAAGAACCAAGCAAACCGCTCGTAAGTCCACCGGAGGTAAAGCCCCGAGAAAGCAGTTGGCGACTAAAGCCGCTCGTAAGAGCGCACCCGCCACCGGTGGTGTTAAGAAGCCTCACCGTTACAGGCCCGGTACCGTGGCATTGAGAGAGATTCGTCGTTATCAGAAGTCCACTGAACTGCTGATTCGCAAACTGCCGTTTCAGCGTCTGGTGAGAGAAATCGCTCAAGATTTCAAGACGGATCTGCGCTTCCAGAGCTCAGCTGTCATGGCGCTGCAGGAGGCTAGCGAGGCTTATTTGGTCGGTCTGTTTGAGGACACCAACTTGTGCGCCATCCACGCCAAGAGAGTCACTATCATGCCCAAAGACATCCAACTGGCGCGCCGCATCCGCGGAGAGCGCGCTTAA
- the LOC109093100 gene encoding uncharacterized protein LOC109093100 isoform X1 yields the protein MQMNRKTFEFESGNCCISSCSRHLLQQILQVLNRKSGVLFSVELKAMKLILRWIFCFSLGFVADCQVNRYGLKGSSIRLSITPRNQSLTNVGWQRFNRKEMLTDANEVSPHFKKRMILNVSDWSLTIHDLEENDSGLYEALKKWEVEPLAAFTLTVESTVSKPVIRVDQHDFNSSAEVCRAAVNCSADGSWATFDCHQNICTKIRSSPFSINITVTALHSSGIECNVSNNVSKNHSQTPITCHEKQKSDYRFLPSLIFWIVGTVCGGVLLGLVMGGIVAFVKRRKCSKVHPQSSRVVIEQHHETIYCTVEKPATSQTYPGNNTVSNNVETIYDTPSRHTKACQVDSVEVMRDNQEQQQSGQDRTIQVKATVHQAAEPDSDPINTVYCKLGEI from the exons ATGCAAATGAACAGGAAGACTTTTGAGTTTGAGAGTGGAAACTGTTGCATCTCATCCTGTTCAAGACACTTACTACAACAGATCTTGCAG GTGCTCAACAGGAAATCTGGTGTCTTATTTTCAGTCGAGCTGAAAGCCATGAAACTCATTCTGCGGTGGATTTTTTGCTTCAGTTTAG GTTTTGTCGCTGATTGCCAAGTGAATCGTTATGGATTGAAAGGAAGCTCAATCCGTCTGAGCATCACTCCCAGAAATCAGTCACTAACTAATGTTGGGTGGCAACGATTCAACAGGAAAGAGATGCTCACAGACGCAAACGAAGTTTCCCCTCATTTTAAGAAAAGAATGATCCTAAACGTCTCAGACTGGTCTTTGACCATACACGACCTGGAGGAAAATGACAGTGGACTGTATGAAGCCCTTAAGAAGTGGGAGGTTGAACCTCTGGCTGCATTCACACTTACAGTGGAGA GCACTGTCTCTAAGCCTGTAATCAGAGTGGATCAACATGACTTTAATTCGTCTGCTGAAGTGTGTCGGGCCGCAGTGAACTGTTCGGCTGATGGCAGCTGGGCCACGTTTGACTGCCACCAAAATATCTGTACAAAGATACGATCCTCTCCATTCTCCATTAACATCACTGTCACTGCACTGCACAGCAGCGGCATCGAATGCAACGTCAGCAACAACGTGAGCAAGAATCATTCTCAGACTCCCATTACGT GCCATGAAAAGCAGAAAAGTGATTATCGTTTTCTCCCATCGCTCATCTTCTGGATCGTTGGCACCGTTTGTGGTGGTGTTTTGTTGGGTTTGGTTATGGGTGGGATTGTAGCATTTGTCAAGAGaagaaaatgttcaaaagttcaTCCACAG TCCAGTCGTGTTGTGATTGAACAGCATCATGAAACAATTTACTGCACCGTGGAAAAGCCGGCCACATCCCAGACATATCCAGGAAACAACACTGTCAGCAACAATGTAGAAACCATCTACGACACTCCATCACGACAT ACCAAGGCTTGTCAAGTAGACAGTGTGGAGGTGATGAGAGACAATCAGGAGCAACAGCAATCTGGACAAGACAGAACTATTCAAGTAAAAGCTACAGTTCACCAGGCAGCAGAACCCGATTCAGATCCAATAAACACTGTTTACTGCAAACTGGGAGAGATAtga